A window of the Lactuca sativa cultivar Salinas chromosome 7, Lsat_Salinas_v11, whole genome shotgun sequence genome harbors these coding sequences:
- the LOC111893352 gene encoding EIN3-binding F-box protein 2, which translates to MPTLFNYCGDDKHHTGGSLCSMNSNRLFSILDVYNHPCKRSRINDSYSLFSNNKNNPSIEILPDECLYEIFRRLSGGKGRSVAACVSLRWLTLISNLKTSEIIDKVKVKVNNEFSFDDEQENDGYLTRSLEGKKATDTRLAAIAVGTSARGGLGKLSVRGSDKVTSVGFSAIARGCPNLRVLSLWNVPMIGDESLIEISKCHFLESLDLCHCPLISNTGIISIANNCPNLSSLTIESCKNIGNKSLQAVARCCPNLQSVTIKDCPNVGDQGVATLFSSSLVLTKVKFQSLDISDLSLAVIGRYGKSITNLALTNLRNVSQKGFWAMGNAGNLESLMSLTVISCCGITDLSLEVIGKGCHALKHLVLKKCWFLSDKGLISFARAARFLESLQLEECNRVTQQGILGTLSNQNSKMKSFSVVKCMGVIDLDEKAIDFFEKNQSLHSLTIKNCIGFGNKNLELIGKLSPNLHNLDLTGLSGITDSGLFELLKTHTAGLKKINLTDCINLTDKVVVDLVKIHGGTLEVLNLGGCRKITDESMAAIGRNCGLLKDLDVSKSGITDSGVSWLCCEGNMRLRVLSLSGCMVSNESMLSFEKMGETLVGLNLQRCNLISRSAIESLVINLWRCDILS; encoded by the exons ATGCCTACTTTGTTTAATTACTGTG GTGATGATAAACATCATACAGGAGGATCATTATGTTCCATGAATTCAAACCGTTTATTTTccattcttgatgtttataaCCACCCTTGCAAACGTTCACGAATCAATGATTCATATAGCCTTTTTTCCAATAACAAAAACAATCCATCAATCGAAATCCTCCCGGATGAATGTCTTTACGAGATCTTCCGGCGGTTATCTGGCGGCAAAGGGAGGAGTGTCGCCGCCTGTGTCTCACTCCGGTGGCTTACTCTCATAAGTAATCTCAAAACCTCAGAAATTATTgataaagtcaaagtcaaagtcaacaacgagttttcatttgatgatgaacaAGAGAACGATGGGTATCTCACAAGGTCTTTAGAAGGAAAGAAAGCAACCGATACAAGACTTGCTGCCATTGCGGTTGGAACATCTGCCCGAGGTGGATTGGGCAAGCTTTCGGTCAGGGGAAGTGATAAAGTGACAAGTGTTGGATTTTCAGCGATTGCCCGAGGCTGCCCGAATCTTAGGGTTCTTTCTTTATGGAATGTTCCCATGATTGGAGACGAATCTTTAATCGAAATCTCCAAATGCCACTTTTTAGAAAGTCTTGATCTTTGTCATTGCCCTTTAATTTCCAACACGGGTATAATTTCAATCGCCAACAACTGCCCAAATCTGTCTTCTTTGACAATCGAATCTTGTAAAAACATTGGAAACAAAAGCCTTCAAGCCGTTGCCCGGTGCTGCCCGAATCTACAATCGGTCACCATCAAAGACTGCCCGAATGTTGGTGACCAAGGTGTTGCTACTCTTTTTTCATCATCTTTGGTTCTTACAAaggtaaagtttcaatctttagaTATATCGGACTTATCACTAGCGGTGATCGGGCGATACGGGAAGTCAATTACCAATCTTGCCCTCACAAACCTTCGAAACGTGAGCCAAAAAGGTTTTTGGGCGATGGGTAATGCGGGAAATCTTGAATCTTTGATGTCCTTAACGGTAATTTCATGTTGTGGGATCACGGATTTGAGCCTTGAAGTGATAGGAAAAGGTTGTCATGCTTTGAAACATTTGGTTCTTAAAAAGTGTTGGTTTTTATCCGATAAAGGGTTGATTTCGTTTGCCCGAGCTGCCCGGTTTCTTGAAAGCTTGCAATTAGAAGAGTGTAATCGGGTAACCCAACAAGGGATTTTGGGTACTTTGTCGAATCAAAACTCAAAGATGAAATCTTTTTCGGTTGTAAAATGTATGGGGGTTATAGATTTAGACGAAAAAGCCATTGACTTTTTCGAAAAAAATCAATCTTTACATTCTTTAACAATCAAGAATTGCATTGGGTTCGGAAACAAGAACTTGGAACTGATCGGGAAGTTATCTCCAAATTTACATAATCTTGATCTAACCGGGCTTTCCGGAATCACCGATTCCGGCCTTTTCGAGCTTCTCAAAACCCACACCGCCGGACTTAAAAAAATCAACCTTACCGATTGCATAAACTTGACTGACAAAGTGGTGGTGGATTTGGTCAAGATCCATGGCGGAACCCTAGAAGTACTCAATCTTGGCGGGTGCCGGAAAATCACCGACGAAAGCATGGCGGCAATCGGAAGAAATTGCGGGCTTCTCAAAGATCTTGATGTTTCAAAGAGCGGAATCACGGATTCCGGTGTTTCTTGGCTGTGTTGTGAAGGGAATATGAGATTGCGGGTTCTTTCTTTATCGGGTTGTATGGTttcaaatgaaagtatgttgtctTTTGAGAAAATGGGAGAAACCCTTGTGGGGTTGAACCTCCAAAGGTGTAATTTGATTAGTAGGAGTGCGATTGAGTCACTTGTGATTAATCTTTGGAGATGTGATATACTTTCTTGA
- the LOC111893330 gene encoding glucan endo-1,3-beta-glucosidase 5, which translates to MESHKSLFLWVSMIVFILHSKTLSVRGLGVNWGTRASHPLSPNIVVKLMKDNGFDKVKLFEAEPGVLDALRNSGLQVMLGIPNDFLAPLASGVRVAEDWVAKNVSAYVSRGVDIRYVAVGNEPFLKTYKNMFTNATLPALQNIQAALIKAGLGRQVKITVPLNADVYESSSGVPSEGNFRSDIHSLMISIIQFLSDNAAPLTINIYPFLSLYADPHFPIDFAFFAGTNAPVVDGTISYTNVFDANYDTLVWALEKNGFPGMPVIVGEIGWPTDGDQNANLGYARKFNQGLISRIIQGQGTPKRKTPPDVYIFGLIDEDRKSIDPGNFERHWGVFNYDGTIKYKLDLGSNNRTLVSAKGVRYLSRQWCVMAEGASESDPNLADSVKYACTYADCTSLGYGSSCNGLDARGNASYAFNQYFQTFNQQKGTCNFHNLSVVTKIQPTTGMSDCKYEIMIDIGKHEKPRKPVTSVAALGWRLQDLSYSGVVAVILSFIVSWVS; encoded by the exons ATGGAATCCCACAAATCTTTATTTTTGTGGGTTTCTATGATCGTTTTCATACTACATTCCAAAACATTATCGGTTCGAGGGCTTGGGGTTAATTGGGGTACGCGTGCATCACATCCTTTGTCACCTAATATTGTGGTGAAGTTAATGAAGGATAATGGGTTCGATAAAGTTAAACTGTTTGAAGCCGAGCCTGGGGTTTTGGATGCGCTTAGAAATTCAGGACTTCAGGTTATGCTCGGGATTCCTAATGATTTCTTAGCTCCATTGGCTAGTGGTGTTAGGGTTGCTGAAGACTGGGTGGCAAAAAATGTATCTGCTTATGTTTCACGTGGAGTTGATATAAG GTATGTAGCAGTTGGGAACGAACCCTTTCTCAAGACCTACAAAAATATGTTCACAAACGCAACTCTCCCGGCCCTCCAAAACATCCAAGCCGCCTTAATAAAAGCCGGTCTAGGCCGTCAAGTCAAAATAACAGTACCACTAAACGCCGACGTTTACGAAAGCAGCTCTGGCGTCCCATCAGAAGGCAATTTCCGGTCAGACATCCACAGCCTCATGATCTCCATCATCCAATTTCTAAGCGACAACGCAGCACCACTCACCATCAACATCTACCCTTTCCTCAGCCTCTACGCCGACCCACATTTTCCAATTGACTTTGCATTCTTCGCCGGAACAAATGCTCCGGTGGTTGATGGAACAATTTCATACACAAATGTATTTGATGCTAATTACGATACCCTTGTGTGGGCCCTTGAAAAGAACGGTTTTCCAGGGATGCCGGTGATCGTCGGAGAGATCGGGTGGCCAACTGACGGTGACCAGAATGCGAATTTAGGGTATGCACGGAAGTTTAACCAAGGGTTGATAAGCCGGATAATTCAAGGACAAGGGACACCGAAAAGGAAAACACCGCCAGATGTTTACATTTTCGGGCTTATCGATGAGGATCGGAAAAGCATAGACCCTGGTAATTTTGAACGACATTGGGGAGTTTTTAATTATGATGGCACAATCAAGTATAAACTTGACCTAGGAAGTAATAATAGGACGCTTGTGTCAGCTAAAGGGGTCCGATACTTATCTCGACAGTGGTGCGTTATGGCAGAGGGGGCAAGTGAATCAGACCCTAATTTAGCTGACAGTGTGAAGTATGCGTGTACTTATGCGGATTGTACGAGTTTAGGTTATGGTTCTTCGTGTAATGGTTTGGATGCGCGGGGTAATGCGTCGTACGCGTTTAATCAATATTTTCAAACGTTTAATCAGCAAAAAGGGACGTGTAATTTTCATAATTTGTCTGTTGTTACGAAAATTCAGCCAACAACAGGGATGTCGGATTGTAAATATGAAATTATGATTGATATTGGGAAGCATGAAAAGCCGCGGAAACCGGTGACGTCTGTGGCAGCGCTAGGGTGGAGATTGCAAGATTTGAGTTACTCCGGTGTGGTGGCGGTTATATTGTCGTTTATCGTTAGTTGGGTTTCATGA
- the LOC111893332 gene encoding CBL-interacting serine/threonine-protein kinase 24 produces MKRVTKKVGKYEIGRTIGEGTFAKVKFAKNTETGEAVAIKVLAKSTILKNKMVDQIKREISITKMMRHPNIVRLHEVLSSHTKIYIILEFINGGELFDRIVHKGKLSEKEAREYFQQLIDAVAYCHEKGVYHRDLKPENLLLDSEGKLKVSDFGLSALPQQGVELLYTTCGTPNYIAPEVLSNKGYDGGAADIWSCGVILYVILAGYLPFEESDLPSLYKKVNAAEFSYPFWFPDNAKSLINRILDPNPKTRIGIDGVKKHPWFQINYTSISHGEDSDVSLDDVHAVFNGIEDQYVTEKSEEKTGPLLMNAFEMITLSQGLNLSALFDRHQDRVKRQTRFVSRKPAKDIISTIEVVAELLGFKVQTHGYKMRLEGASVNRVGQFAVVLEVFEVAASLFMVDVRKAAGDTLEYHKFYKNFCNKLDHIIWKPKEGMENSSLLRTMTC; encoded by the exons ATGAAAAGAGTGACAAAGAAGGTTGGAAAATATGAGATTGGTAGAACCATTGGTGAAGGTACATTTGCAAAGGTTAAATTTGCAAAAAATACAGAGACTGGTGAGGCAGTTGCCATTAAAGTTCTTGCTAAAAGCACAATACTCAAGAACAAAATGGTGGATCAG ATTAAAAGAGAGATCTCTATAACAAAGATGATGAGGCATCCTAATATTGTTAGACTCCATGAG GTTTTATCAAGCCACACAAAGATATATATAATACTGGAATTCATCAATGGAGGAGAGCTTTTTGATAGAATT GTGCACAAAGGAAAGCTTTCTGAGAAGGAAGCTAGAGAGTACTTTCAACAGCTTATTGATGCTGTTGcatattgccatgaaaagggtGTGTATCATAGAGATTTAAAG CCTGAAAATCTTCTTCTTGATTCTGAAGGAAAGCTGAAGGTTTCTGATTTTGGACTCAGTGCATTGCCACAACAA GGTGTTGAACTTCTTTATACCACTTGTGGAACCCCAAATTATATTGCACCTGAg GTTTTAAGTAACAAAGGATATGATGGTGGTGCTGCTGATATCTGGTCATGTGGAGTCATTCTTTATGTCATTTTGGCTGGATACCTTCCATTTGAGGAATCAGACTTGCCAAGTTTGTATAAAAAG GTTAATGCTGCTGAGTTTTCATATCCTTTTTGGTTCCCAGATAATGCAAAGTCATTAATAAATAGGATACTGGATCCAAACCCTAAAACT CGAATTGGGATTGATGGGGTAAAGAAACACCCATGGTTCCAAATAAACTACACATCTATCAGCCATGGAGAAGACAGTGATGTCAGTTTAGACGATGTCCATGCAGTTTTTAATGGGATAGAG GATCAATACGTAACTGAAAAATCGGAAGAAAAAACTGGCCCTTTACTAATGAATGCATTTGAAATGATCACCCTGTCTCAAGGCCTAAACCTGTCTGCCTTATTTGACAGACATCAG gaTCGTGTAAAGAGACAAACTCGATTTGTGTCACGTAAGCCAGCAAAAGATATAATTTCAACAATTGAAGTGGTTGCGGAATTATTGGGTTTCAAAGTCCAAACACATGGCTACAAG ATGCGTCTTGAAGGAGCTTCCGTGAATCGAGTGGGGCAATTTGCGGTTGTTTTAGAG GTATTTGAAGTTGCAGCATCTCTTTTTATGGTGGATGTTCGAAAAGCTGCTGGAGATACCCTTGAATACCACAAG TTTTACAAGAACTTTTGTAACAAATTGGaccacattatttggaaaccaaaagAAGGTATGGAGAATTCTTCTCTACTTAGAACTATGACTTGTTAA